The segment TTGCAATTTTCCTCTTCGGCATGCTCTCCCTTGAGGAGGGTTTCAAAGCATTTACGGGCGGAATTCTTGAGAAGATTCTCAAGAGAACTACCAACAGGCTCTGGAAGAGTGTCTCTTTCGGTATCCTTTCAACGACCATCATGCAGTCCAGTTCGCTCGTCTCTGTGATTACGATCTCATTCCTCGGTGCCGGGCTGATCGGCCTTGCTCAGGGTGTTGGTATTATCTTTGGTGCGAATATCGGTACGACAACCGGAGCCTGGCTGGTGGCCGGTTTCGGTCTGAAGGTGAAGATTTCGGCCTATGCCATGCCGATGCTGGTCTTCGGCGTGATTATGATTTTCCAGAAATCGCGCCACATCAAAGGCATCGGTTATGTTCTGACCGGTCTCGGCTTCCTCTTCCTCGGTATTCACCATATGAAAGAGGGTTTTGAAACCTTCAAATCTGCCATCGATCTGGCCGAATATGCGGTGACCGGATATCCCGGACTTTTCCTGTTTACGGCAATCGGAATCTTTGCAACGGTGGTGATGCAGTCGAGTCATGCCACGCTGGTGCTGATTATTACCGCATTGGCTGCACAGCAGATCTCCTATGAGAATGCGCTGGCACTGGCGATTGGCGCCAATGTAGGTACGACGATTACGGCAATTCTCGGCGCACTATCATCCAATGAGGTGGGCAAACGGCTGGCCGGAGCACATCTTATATTTAATGTGACGACAGGTCTGATTGCGATTGCCTTTATTCACCAGCTATTGGTGGCTGTGGATCTCATCAGTGCCTATGTAGGTATTGGCGAAACTGATTACACCCTTAAACTGGCCGTATTCCATACCCTGTTCAACCTGATCGGAGTCATCGTGATGATCCCGTTCACTAATCATCTGGTGGTTTTCCTTGAGCGGGTGATTAAGTCTGAGCCGGATCGCTATGCACAGCCGAAATACCTCAATGAAGGATCACTCGAGTTTGGCGATACCGCCCTTGAGGCGTTGCGCATGGAGACGGCACGTGTGTATGGGAAAGCAACCGATGTGATCGCCAAGGGTCTGTCTCTGAAT is part of the Mariprofundus sp. NF genome and harbors:
- a CDS encoding Na/Pi cotransporter family protein gives rise to the protein MKSTLHKIMLPAILLVLAYGFWVSPDFKEIAAGVAIFLFGMLSLEEGFKAFTGGILEKILKRTTNRLWKSVSFGILSTTIMQSSSLVSVITISFLGAGLIGLAQGVGIIFGANIGTTTGAWLVAGFGLKVKISAYAMPMLVFGVIMIFQKSRHIKGIGYVLTGLGFLFLGIHHMKEGFETFKSAIDLAEYAVTGYPGLFLFTAIGIFATVVMQSSHATLVLIITALAAQQISYENALALAIGANVGTTITAILGALSSNEVGKRLAGAHLIFNVTTGLIAIAFIHQLLVAVDLISAYVGIGETDYTLKLAVFHTLFNLIGVIVMIPFTNHLVVFLERVIKSEPDRYAQPKYLNEGSLEFGDTALEALRMETARVYGKATDVIAKGLSLNKEEILSDAKLKKVIAQHARAIDYDIDDVYEHEIKHLCSAILDYTNKLSSADPVIARQISRIRMANQSILIALKDVKHLQKNMKRYIASDNPEISAEYNRLRQRIAKVMRRLEKIRASGETSTTSILSLDALKLTLEKNMSLLHERMNELIRDGKVSAEMAISLMNDSNYTYSIIHNLIQINHNYLKSEEGGETEAEHMIALNREEIGTVLADDREITEYR